One Candidatus Poribacteria bacterium DNA segment encodes these proteins:
- a CDS encoding (2Fe-2S)-binding protein, which translates to MARKSHVQTTINGETTEFLCESRQSLLEVLRDELHLTGAKEGCNNGNCGACSVILDGRLVNSCLVLGVETEGKSVETIEGLAEPDKLHPIQDAFLENAALQCGICTPGFIMSAKALLDQNPNPTEHEIRYWLAGNLCRCTGYDKIVRAVLDAAAAQ; encoded by the coding sequence ATGGCGAGAAAATCGCACGTTCAAACCACTATTAACGGTGAAACGACAGAATTTCTCTGTGAATCCCGGCAAAGTTTGCTGGAAGTCCTCAGAGATGAACTTCACCTGACCGGTGCTAAAGAGGGATGCAACAACGGAAATTGCGGAGCCTGTAGCGTCATTCTCGACGGCAGACTCGTCAATTCATGCCTTGTACTGGGTGTCGAAACTGAAGGCAAATCTGTCGAGACTATCGAAGGACTTGCCGAACCTGACAAACTGCACCCCATCCAAGATGCCTTCCTCGAAAACGCCGCCCTCCAATGCGGTATCTGTACACCGGGCTTTATCATGAGCGCCAAAGCACTTCTGGATCAAAATCCAAACCCGACTGAACACGAGATTCGATACTGGTTGGCTGGCAATTTGTGTCGCTGTACCGGTTACGATAAAATCGTCCGTGCTGTGCTTGATGCAGCCGCAGCGCAGTGA
- a CDS encoding xanthine dehydrogenase family protein subunit M, whose translation MQDFAYIAANTVSEAVTLLDEKGQAARILAGGTDLIVQVREARRDVDWMIDIKSIPEVNVLDYNADTGLTLGAAVECYKIYVVDEICDAYPGLIDATKIIGGTAIQGRAAVGGNLCNASPAADCIPPLIVLNATCVIAGPNGERELPVEQFCTGPGQTALENGEMLVSLKIPAPASNSSSFYLRFIPRNEMDIAVVGAGASVTLDDAKQTIVSARIALAAVAPTPLFAEGASALLVGREVSDTTAIDEAAGAAQAIARPISDMRGTAEQRTHLVGVLTRRALNGAIQRIRDGA comes from the coding sequence ATGCAAGATTTTGCGTATATTGCCGCGAACACCGTCTCAGAAGCCGTGACACTACTCGATGAGAAAGGACAAGCCGCACGTATCTTAGCAGGTGGCACCGACCTTATCGTCCAAGTGAGAGAAGCACGGCGAGACGTTGACTGGATGATCGATATCAAATCTATCCCCGAGGTCAATGTATTAGATTACAATGCCGACACCGGCTTAACACTCGGTGCTGCAGTCGAATGTTATAAGATTTACGTCGTTGATGAAATTTGCGATGCCTATCCGGGTTTAATCGATGCAACCAAAATTATCGGTGGCACTGCAATTCAAGGACGCGCCGCGGTCGGTGGTAACCTGTGTAACGCTTCACCCGCTGCAGACTGTATACCACCGCTGATTGTGCTAAACGCCACTTGTGTCATCGCCGGTCCAAACGGCGAACGCGAACTACCCGTCGAACAATTCTGCACGGGACCCGGACAGACTGCGTTAGAAAACGGTGAGATGCTCGTATCCTTGAAGATACCCGCACCTGCAAGCAATTCAAGTTCCTTTTATCTCCGGTTTATCCCGCGCAATGAAATGGATATCGCTGTTGTTGGTGCCGGTGCCTCTGTGACCCTTGATGACGCAAAACAGACAATCGTTTCTGCTCGGATCGCGCTCGCTGCCGTTGCCCCAACGCCGCTCTTCGCGGAAGGAGCGAGTGCTTTACTCGTTGGTCGTGAAGTCTCTGATACCACCGCAATCGACGAAGCTGCAGGAGCCGCACAAGCCATTGCACGCCCGATTAGCGACATGCGTGGCACAGCAGAACAGCGAACACACCTCGTCGGTGTACTCACGCGACGCGCACTTAACGGCGCAATCCAGAGAATCCGAGACGGCGCATAA